From the Clostridium sp. Marseille-P299 genome, one window contains:
- the malQ gene encoding 4-alpha-glucanotransferase has protein sequence MKKVGVLMPVASLPSNHGIGDFGKYSYDFIDSMKKAGMNIWQILPLNPLGYGNSPYQPYSSYAGDELYINLDRLVEDGLLEEVKPYRKNKKTIDYIHVRNFKNKYLKKAFRNFKPNKAYKAFIQQEWVYEYAVYLTLKKQNNLICWNEWPVEQQNWILDRQYDLAPFQEAISYEMFVQYEFYKQWLDLKAYANKNGIEIMGDIPIYVGIDSLDVWSNQKCFLLGADNKPSFVAGVPPDYFSKTGQRWGNPIYDWDYIEKTNFKFWIDRLSYCNKMFDIVRIDHFRAFDTYWKIPASCPTAEVGEWVEAPGYALFDEVFKQIKDINIIVEDLGDLRPEVLQLRDHYDFKGMRIVQFNFNPDEEENSVYDHVENLVLYTGTHDNQTMRGWYKDQPAKIKKRVRKNLKRYECLEGPISWKFVEFTYKQNSYMSIVPMQDIINLGDEGRINTPGTLGSPNWEWKMNDLKPFVERVDALRKILRK, from the coding sequence ATGAAAAAAGTGGGAGTTCTAATGCCGGTTGCTTCACTTCCTTCCAATCATGGAATAGGTGACTTTGGAAAATATAGTTATGATTTTATAGATTCAATGAAAAAAGCCGGAATGAATATATGGCAGATCCTACCGTTAAACCCATTAGGATATGGAAATTCGCCTTATCAACCCTATTCCTCTTATGCAGGTGATGAGCTTTATATCAACCTCGATCGTTTAGTTGAGGATGGTTTACTTGAAGAGGTGAAGCCTTATAGAAAGAATAAGAAAACAATTGACTATATTCATGTACGGAATTTTAAAAACAAGTATTTAAAAAAAGCGTTCCGTAACTTTAAACCCAATAAAGCATACAAGGCATTTATCCAACAAGAATGGGTATATGAATATGCGGTGTATTTAACACTTAAAAAGCAAAACAATCTCATTTGTTGGAATGAATGGCCAGTGGAGCAGCAAAACTGGATATTGGATCGACAATATGATTTAGCACCTTTTCAAGAGGCAATTTCCTATGAGATGTTTGTTCAATATGAGTTTTATAAACAATGGTTGGACTTAAAAGCATATGCAAATAAAAATGGAATTGAAATCATGGGAGACATACCAATTTATGTTGGTATTGATTCGTTAGATGTTTGGAGCAATCAAAAATGTTTCTTACTTGGAGCCGATAATAAGCCATCCTTTGTAGCAGGAGTTCCACCAGATTATTTTAGTAAAACAGGTCAAAGATGGGGTAATCCGATTTATGATTGGGATTATATTGAGAAGACAAATTTTAAATTTTGGATTGATCGATTATCCTATTGTAATAAAATGTTTGATATTGTTCGTATTGATCATTTTAGAGCGTTTGATACCTATTGGAAGATACCAGCAAGCTGTCCAACGGCTGAAGTTGGAGAATGGGTAGAAGCACCTGGCTATGCGTTATTTGATGAAGTATTTAAGCAAATTAAAGATATTAATATTATAGTTGAGGATCTAGGAGATTTACGTCCAGAAGTTTTACAGTTACGTGATCATTATGATTTTAAAGGAATGCGTATTGTACAATTTAATTTCAATCCAGATGAGGAAGAAAATAGCGTGTATGATCATGTGGAGAATTTGGTGTTATATACAGGAACTCACGACAATCAAACCATGCGAGGATGGTATAAAGATCAACCAGCTAAAATAAAGAAGCGTGTGCGTAAGAATTTAAAGAGATATGAATGCTTGGAAGGTCCAATTTCTTGGAAGTTTGTTGAGTTTACTTATAAGCAAAATTCATATATGTCTATCGTTCCGATGCAAGATATTATTAATCTTGGTGATGAAGGACGTATTAATACGCCAGGAACGCTTGGCTCTCCGAACTGGGAGTGGAAGATGAATGATTTAAAGCCATTTGTGGAGAGAGTGGACGCTTTAAGAAAAATACTTAGAAAATAA
- a CDS encoding TetR/AcrR family transcriptional regulator, with protein MCINIAATSKEEILEISRKLVIEKGLSAVNMRMVAKECGVAVGSIYNYFPSKSDLISATIENVWKDIFHMSGKNFEFQSFIDCLSWLFESIQEGRKRYPEFFTIHSMSFASEDKMKGRQMMERYFGHIKENLLLILKKDCNVRPEAFNEVLTPTIYVDYVFTLFISILMEKQDNCDALLELVKHSIY; from the coding sequence ATGTGTATTAACATAGCAGCAACGTCAAAAGAAGAGATTCTGGAAATCAGTCGTAAACTCGTTATAGAAAAAGGCCTATCTGCCGTTAACATGCGAATGGTTGCAAAAGAATGTGGTGTAGCAGTAGGATCTATTTATAACTACTTTCCATCAAAATCTGATTTAATTAGTGCAACAATTGAAAATGTTTGGAAAGATATTTTTCATATGTCAGGAAAAAACTTTGAGTTCCAAAGTTTTATAGACTGTCTTTCATGGCTTTTTGAAAGCATACAAGAAGGTAGAAAGAGATATCCAGAGTTTTTCACAATACATTCTATGAGCTTCGCCTCTGAGGATAAAATGAAAGGGCGCCAAATGATGGAGAGATATTTTGGCCATATTAAGGAGAATCTTTTGCTAATTTTAAAAAAAGATTGTAATGTACGACCAGAAGCATTTAATGAAGTTTTGACACCCACTATATATGTTGATTATGTATTTACTCTATTTATTTCTATTTTAATGGAAAAACAGGATAACTGTGATGCACTTTTAGAATTAGTAAAACATAGTATATATTAA
- a CDS encoding DUF2871 domain-containing protein, with amino-acid sequence MKKILNISFIYFLLAMVGGVFYREFTKYNGFMGKTTLSYLHVHLLVLGTILFLIIALFCKDTNLLQNRTFKKFLIVYNIGLPLMICMLLIRGILQTLELQVSNAINGMISGFAGISHIILMIALWMFFSSLKQVLVHEER; translated from the coding sequence ATGAAAAAGATATTAAATATTTCATTTATATATTTTCTACTAGCAATGGTGGGAGGGGTATTCTATAGAGAATTCACAAAATATAATGGATTTATGGGGAAAACAACATTAAGTTATCTTCATGTACATTTATTAGTCTTGGGTACAATTTTATTTTTAATTATAGCCTTATTTTGTAAAGATACAAACTTATTACAGAATCGAACTTTTAAAAAGTTTTTGATAGTATATAATATTGGGCTTCCACTTATGATATGTATGTTGTTAATTCGTGGTATTCTACAAACCTTGGAATTACAAGTAAGTAATGCAATCAATGGAATGATTTCTGGATTTGCAGGAATATCTCATATCATATTAATGATAGCATTATGGATGTTCTTTTCTTCATTGAAACAAGTATTAGTTCATGAAGAAAGATAA
- the bsh gene encoding choloylglycine hydrolase has product MCTCITFQNKNFYFGRNLDLEYSFGERVVITPRKYVFDLRTQEKMVEHYAMIGMATVIDNYPLYAEAANEKGLSMAGLYFPDNAVYHDVKEDKVNITPFELIPWLLGKCATVDEAEVLLKDVNIVRIPFNNNIPLAPLHWMIADKKRCLVLESMEDGLNIYENPIGVLTNNPPFYYHKTNLSNYMNITPNSPENRFSKSLNIQAYGQGMGGMGLPGDVSPSSRFIRAAFVQQNSVCSEDEISNVTQFFHMLDAVSMVRGVTITPEGKYDITTYSCCISVDQGIYYYKTYENNQISAVKLMNEDLDRDDLIVYDFRNSQNIYYENN; this is encoded by the coding sequence ATGTGTACATGCATTACATTTCAAAATAAAAATTTTTATTTTGGTAGAAATCTTGATTTAGAATACTCATTTGGAGAAAGAGTTGTAATAACACCTAGAAAGTATGTATTTGATTTAAGGACTCAAGAGAAAATGGTTGAACATTATGCGATGATTGGAATGGCTACTGTAATCGATAACTATCCTCTTTATGCGGAAGCAGCCAATGAAAAAGGTCTAAGTATGGCAGGTCTTTATTTTCCAGATAATGCAGTTTATCACGATGTAAAAGAAGATAAAGTTAATATTACACCTTTTGAATTAATTCCATGGTTACTTGGAAAATGTGCAACAGTTGATGAAGCTGAAGTTTTGTTAAAGGACGTGAATATAGTTAGGATTCCGTTTAATAATAATATTCCGCTAGCTCCCTTACACTGGATGATTGCTGATAAAAAAAGGTGTCTTGTACTGGAATCGATGGAAGATGGGCTAAATATCTATGAAAATCCAATTGGAGTTTTAACAAATAATCCTCCTTTTTATTATCACAAAACTAATCTATCGAATTATATGAATATTACACCAAATTCTCCAGAAAATCGATTTTCTAAATCCCTTAATATACAGGCATATGGACAAGGAATGGGAGGAATGGGACTTCCAGGCGATGTTTCTCCAAGTTCTCGTTTCATTAGAGCTGCATTTGTCCAGCAGAATTCTGTTTGTTCAGAGGATGAGATATCTAATGTTACGCAGTTTTTTCATATGTTAGATGCAGTTAGTATGGTAAGAGGTGTAACTATCACACCAGAAGGGAAGTATGATATTACTACGTATTCTTGCTGTATAAGTGTAGATCAAGGGATTTATTACTATAAAACGTATGAGAATAATCAGATTAGCGCTGTTAAGTTAATGAATGAGGACTTAGATCGGGACGATTTGATTGTTTATGATTTTAGGAATTCACAAAATATTTATTATGAAAATAACTGA
- a CDS encoding Ig-like domain-containing protein — protein MREKKFSYFTKLIAVMIIIVMCSNLVPVQAASKNMWLKKYYITINVGKISTIGIKSNTTGKNVTYSSSDKKIATVSSKGVIKGVKAGKVTITVKAGNVSRKCIVTVKKPWIAVDKIEFEQEIIALDIGEKESNPATIFPSNASGKWITYSSSDPTVATVDKNGVVTGMREGKIIITAKGSGGVRNESIVYVSEYEYEEPVNRKPEVYDSTLIVNQGKVKLGMKKSELLNSFGEPSLILDSDFNCPVYIYNNDYTSLVFVYVKNDEVIGYYTNAAVFETCGVKSSFTRDEIYDITLAMSGCKTSDYRNDLWYDYNGNLISILVMIPSIDPDKLTTSYLPTASSKVIRNMERIYFELVNGLRGRNGIAPLSFDSEMSEVARKHSEDMTKRGYLDHITPDGITITDRLDNAGISYTRAGEIITIDICLSTVSNIVTFMRSISHRNLMLDSGFTNAGVGVSIGDVEIDELGNITIMFR, from the coding sequence ATGAGAGAGAAAAAATTTAGTTACTTCACGAAGCTAATTGCTGTAATGATTATTATTGTTATGTGTTCGAATTTAGTACCTGTTCAAGCAGCTAGTAAGAATATGTGGTTGAAAAAATATTACATAACCATCAACGTAGGTAAGATAAGTACTATAGGAATTAAGAGTAATACAACTGGAAAAAATGTAACTTATTCTAGTAGTGATAAGAAAATAGCTACAGTATCTAGTAAAGGTGTTATAAAAGGAGTAAAAGCAGGAAAGGTTACGATAACTGTCAAGGCAGGTAATGTATCTAGAAAGTGTATTGTAACGGTTAAGAAACCTTGGATTGCTGTTGACAAGATTGAGTTTGAACAAGAAATTATAGCACTTGATATAGGTGAAAAAGAAAGTAATCCTGCTACAATTTTTCCTAGCAATGCTTCTGGTAAATGGATAACATATAGCTCATCGGATCCTACAGTTGCAACTGTAGATAAAAATGGTGTTGTAACAGGAATGAGAGAAGGAAAAATTATCATTACTGCGAAAGGAAGCGGAGGAGTAAGAAATGAATCTATAGTGTATGTTAGCGAATATGAATACGAGGAACCCGTTAATAGGAAACCAGAAGTATATGATTCGACACTTATAGTAAATCAAGGTAAAGTAAAGCTTGGAATGAAGAAATCAGAATTACTTAATTCATTTGGTGAACCTTCTTTGATTTTGGATAGTGATTTTAATTGTCCGGTTTATATTTATAATAATGATTATACAAGTTTGGTATTTGTTTATGTTAAGAATGATGAGGTAATTGGATATTATACAAATGCTGCTGTATTTGAAACATGTGGTGTTAAGAGTTCATTTACAAGGGATGAAATCTATGACATCACCCTTGCGATGAGTGGATGTAAGACAAGTGATTATAGAAATGATTTATGGTATGATTATAATGGTAATTTAATAAGTATTTTAGTCATGATACCTTCTATTGATCCAGATAAACTAACAACTTCTTATTTACCAACTGCAAGTAGTAAAGTTATTCGAAATATGGAAAGAATCTATTTTGAATTAGTGAATGGACTCCGTGGAAGAAATGGAATAGCACCACTTTCTTTTGATAGTGAAATGTCTGAAGTTGCTAGAAAACATAGTGAAGATATGACGAAACGGGGGTATCTGGATCATATTACTCCAGATGGTATAACTATCACAGATAGATTAGATAATGCAGGTATTTCTTATACAAGAGCGGGTGAAATAATTACAATTGATATTTGTTTAAGTACTGTTTCTAATATAGTAACTTTTATGCGATCAATTAGCCACCGTAACCTTATGTTAGATTCTGGATTTACAAATGCTGGAGTAGGAGTATCAATCGGAGATGTAGAAATTGATGAATTAGGAAATATTACAATAATGTTTCGATAA
- a CDS encoding Ig-like domain-containing protein, with protein sequence MRESKLISKVFVLTIVMLLFMNVIPVKAASKNMWLEKYYLTVDVGKTGTIGIKGNTTGKKVTYTSNDEKIATVSSKGVIKGVKAGKVTILVKAGNVTRKCIVTVKTAWIPVKSIIFEREVVSLDIGETRNNPGIIFPNNASSKMITYTSSDTNVAIVDGKGKITGVGEGETIITAKGSGGVKSIVEVFVSKYEYEEPDNRKPEVYDSMLIVNQGKVKLGMNKSELLNSFGEPSLILDSDFNCPVYIYNNDYSSLVFVYVKNDVVIGYYTNAAQFETCGIKSSYTEEEILKTTLALSGCKTIDYKMRMWYDYNDELISILVLIPSIDPDELTTSYLPTASSTVIRNMERIYFELVNGFRGRNEITPVSFDNEMTEVSRKHSEDMTKRDYFDHTTPEGLTPFDRLTNAGISYSSAGEIITGDMCLSTVYNIVSFMGSINHRNIMLKSEYTRAGVGVSIGDITLEEFGNITILFR encoded by the coding sequence ATGAGGGAGAGTAAATTAATAAGTAAAGTATTTGTTTTGACGATTGTAATGTTGTTATTTATGAATGTAATACCAGTAAAAGCAGCTAGTAAGAATATGTGGCTAGAAAAATATTACTTAACTGTCGATGTTGGTAAGACAGGAACAATAGGTATTAAGGGGAATACAACAGGTAAGAAAGTGACTTATACAAGTAATGATGAGAAAATAGCTACTGTTTCTAGTAAGGGAGTTATTAAAGGAGTGAAAGCGGGAAAGGTTACAATATTAGTTAAGGCTGGGAATGTTACAAGAAAATGTATCGTTACAGTGAAGACGGCGTGGATTCCTGTTAAATCAATTATATTTGAACGAGAGGTTGTGTCATTAGATATAGGAGAAACGAGAAACAATCCTGGTATTATATTTCCTAATAATGCATCAAGCAAGATGATAACTTATACTTCATCCGATACCAATGTTGCAATTGTCGATGGAAAAGGGAAAATAACTGGTGTTGGTGAAGGTGAAACTATTATTACGGCAAAAGGTAGTGGCGGTGTTAAAAGTATTGTAGAGGTTTTTGTTAGCAAATATGAGTATGAGGAACCTGATAATAGAAAACCGGAAGTTTATGATTCAATGTTAATTGTAAATCAAGGTAAAGTAAAACTGGGAATGAATAAATCAGAGTTACTAAATTCTTTTGGTGAACCATCATTAATCTTGGATAGCGACTTTAATTGTCCAGTCTATATCTATAACAATGATTATTCAAGCTTAGTATTTGTTTATGTGAAAAATGATGTAGTTATAGGATATTATACGAACGCTGCGCAATTTGAGACTTGTGGGATTAAAAGCTCATATACTGAAGAGGAAATTTTAAAAACTACATTAGCTTTAAGTGGATGTAAAACCATCGATTATAAAATGCGTATGTGGTATGATTATAATGATGAACTAATAAGTATATTAGTTCTAATTCCTAGTATAGATCCAGATGAATTAACAACTTCATATTTACCAACTGCAAGTAGCACTGTTATAAGAAATATGGAGAGAATATATTTTGAGTTAGTGAATGGTTTTCGTGGAAGAAACGAAATCACACCTGTTTCATTTGATAATGAAATGACAGAAGTTTCTAGAAAACATAGTGAGGATATGACGAAACGAGATTATTTTGATCATACTACGCCAGAAGGACTTACACCATTTGATAGATTAACTAATGCAGGAATTTCTTATTCAAGTGCAGGAGAAATTATTACTGGTGATATGTGTTTAAGTACAGTATATAATATTGTCTCATTTATGGGATCAATTAATCATCGCAATATAATGTTAAAATCTGAATATACAAGAGCAGGAGTCGGAGTATCAATTGGTGATATTACTCTTGAAGAATTTGGTAATATTACAATTTTATTTCGATAA